The Sporosarcina luteola genome contains a region encoding:
- a CDS encoding ATP-dependent DNA helicase, which produces MKRKMPFSLTKEKSFYESLNDWIGDTLYDDLTEKGFECRDEQIYMAFQIEQALKEKKVLLAEAGVGTGKTIAYLLPAIAYARYTGKPALISCADETLIDQLVKEEGDIRKISDALKIDIDVRLAKARDQYLCLKRLDEAVDASTEEFAENVYSGLPDFVNGNVSLQSIFPYGERSEYPHLNDEQWKTMNFHPIQQCAACDVRNRCGQTIHRNHYREAADLIICSHDFYMEHIWTQESRKRQGQMPLLPDVSMIVFDEGHLLEYSAQRALTYEVQNHTLLNLLERVMVDGVREETLQLMERLIDVHEHFFRLLQSATEENGDERKAIRKTGEIHSAGKEAISISTALLEEFVFEGELYIIPEYDLKMVEEYLEQYIYSMELFVSENDAVDWLELNENGMTLIIMPRLVTDILKEKLFSSNIPIIFSSATLSVGQDFRYILDSLGIDDFLSFSVESPFDYEEKMEVIAADLNIGEKPEYVMDLLKDGQQTLLLFKSEQSMKRFQAELNEEQRTGIAFEGERELSSIIRDFQQKEISVLCSYHLWEGLDIPQDALTRVIIYDLPFPPHDPLFDARRKHAENPFAEVDLPFMLLRLRQGAGRLIRTSEDSGTVHILLENSEQEMKELIAGIFPVELQTFVKK; this is translated from the coding sequence ATGAAAAGAAAAATGCCATTTTCATTAACAAAAGAAAAATCATTCTATGAATCCTTGAATGACTGGATTGGCGATACATTGTATGATGATTTGACCGAAAAGGGATTCGAATGCAGAGATGAACAAATCTATATGGCATTTCAAATTGAACAAGCGCTGAAAGAGAAAAAAGTCCTTCTGGCAGAAGCCGGTGTCGGAACGGGGAAAACAATCGCCTATTTATTGCCGGCTATCGCCTATGCGCGATATACGGGCAAACCCGCTCTGATTTCCTGTGCGGATGAAACATTGATTGATCAGCTTGTGAAAGAAGAGGGAGACATCCGCAAAATAAGCGATGCGTTGAAAATCGATATTGACGTCCGTCTTGCAAAAGCAAGAGATCAGTATTTATGTCTGAAGAGATTGGATGAAGCAGTAGACGCATCGACGGAAGAATTTGCGGAGAATGTGTATAGCGGATTGCCGGACTTCGTAAACGGCAATGTTTCTTTGCAATCGATTTTTCCTTATGGGGAGCGATCTGAATATCCTCATTTGAATGACGAGCAATGGAAAACAATGAATTTTCATCCTATCCAACAATGTGCAGCCTGTGATGTCCGAAATCGCTGCGGACAGACAATCCACCGGAATCATTATCGTGAAGCGGCGGACTTGATCATTTGTTCGCATGACTTCTATATGGAGCATATTTGGACACAAGAATCGAGAAAGCGCCAAGGCCAAATGCCATTGTTGCCTGATGTATCGATGATTGTTTTCGATGAAGGGCATCTACTTGAATATTCCGCTCAACGCGCACTCACGTATGAGGTTCAAAATCATACGTTACTCAATCTGTTGGAACGTGTAATGGTTGACGGAGTGCGGGAAGAGACACTCCAATTGATGGAACGTTTAATTGATGTCCATGAACATTTCTTCCGTCTATTACAGTCCGCAACGGAAGAGAACGGGGATGAACGGAAAGCGATCCGAAAAACCGGTGAAATTCACTCGGCCGGTAAGGAAGCGATCTCCATCTCAACGGCACTGCTCGAAGAGTTCGTCTTTGAAGGTGAGTTATATATCATTCCGGAGTATGATTTGAAAATGGTCGAGGAATACTTGGAGCAATATATTTACTCTATGGAATTATTCGTCTCCGAAAATGATGCGGTCGATTGGTTAGAACTGAATGAAAATGGGATGACGCTCATCATCATGCCGCGACTAGTCACAGATATATTAAAAGAAAAGCTGTTTTCATCCAATATTCCAATTATCTTTTCATCCGCGACGCTTTCAGTCGGACAGGATTTCAGGTATATATTAGATAGTCTTGGCATCGATGATTTCCTTTCATTTTCAGTGGAGTCTCCTTTCGACTATGAAGAGAAGATGGAAGTCATTGCAGCTGATCTCAACATTGGGGAAAAGCCCGAATATGTGATGGACTTGTTGAAGGATGGACAGCAAACATTGTTGCTGTTCAAATCGGAACAATCGATGAAAAGATTTCAGGCAGAATTAAATGAAGAACAAAGAACCGGAATCGCTTTCGAAGGGGAACGGGAATTATCATCCATTATCCGCGACTTCCAGCAGAAGGAAATTTCCGTACTATGTTCGTATCATTTATGGGAAGGTCTTGATATCCCGCAAGATGCCCTTACCCGGGTCATTATTTACGACCTGCCGTTTCCTCCTCACGATCCTCTCTTTGATGCACGCAGGAAGCATGCTGAAAACCCGTTTGCAGAAGTGGATCTGCCATTCATGCTTCTCCGTTTAAGGCAAGGTGCAGGTCGCCTTATTCGGACATCGGAAGATTCCGGAACGGTGCATATACTGTTGGAGAATAGTGAACAGGAAATGAAAGAACTGATTGCCGGCATTTTTCCGGTGGAGCTCCAAACGTTCGTCAAGAAATAA
- a CDS encoding THUMP domain-containing class I SAM-dependent RNA methyltransferase: MTNYKLVATSAMGLESIVADEVKELGFHTQTENGKIYFEGDETAIAKTNMWLRVADRVRIIVGEFTATTFDDLFEQTKSLPWEQYLPVDAKFPVAGKSVKSTLYSTPDCQAIVKKAIVERLKTAYNRVGFLDETGPLFKLEVSILKDKVTLTIDSSGAGLHKRGYRVGQGDAPLKETMAAALVKLTRWNPDRPFVDPFCGSGTIAIEAAMIGQQIAPGYNRDFSSEEWPWMDQAIWDRVREEAEDIAKYDQPLDITGFDVDPRMIKVAQQNAVEAGFMDIIRFEQRDVKDLTVEGLNGVLVGNPPYGERLGEIEEAEELAQILGHIMDRYPSWSVYMLSSLENFETMYGKKATKKRKLFNGFIRTDFYQYWGQRK; encoded by the coding sequence ATGACAAACTATAAATTGGTCGCTACATCCGCCATGGGGCTTGAATCGATTGTTGCAGATGAAGTGAAGGAATTAGGCTTCCACACACAAACCGAGAACGGCAAAATCTATTTCGAAGGCGATGAAACAGCAATTGCCAAAACAAACATGTGGCTTCGTGTCGCGGATCGTGTCCGCATCATCGTCGGTGAATTTACTGCAACGACGTTCGATGACCTTTTTGAACAGACGAAATCCCTTCCTTGGGAACAATATTTGCCTGTAGACGCAAAATTCCCTGTCGCTGGAAAATCGGTGAAATCGACATTGTACAGTACACCTGACTGCCAGGCAATCGTGAAAAAAGCTATTGTTGAACGTTTGAAGACTGCATATAATCGGGTCGGTTTTTTAGACGAGACAGGTCCATTATTTAAACTTGAAGTATCCATTTTGAAAGATAAAGTTACATTGACAATCGACTCAAGCGGGGCCGGCTTGCATAAACGCGGATATCGTGTCGGACAGGGGGATGCTCCGCTTAAAGAGACAATGGCGGCGGCCCTCGTCAAATTGACGCGTTGGAATCCGGACAGACCGTTCGTTGACCCGTTTTGCGGATCTGGAACGATTGCAATCGAAGCGGCAATGATCGGGCAGCAGATCGCACCAGGATATAACCGTGACTTCAGCAGTGAGGAATGGCCGTGGATGGATCAGGCAATTTGGGACCGTGTCAGGGAAGAAGCGGAAGATATTGCGAAGTATGACCAGCCGTTGGATATTACAGGTTTCGACGTAGATCCCCGAATGATCAAAGTAGCACAGCAAAATGCAGTTGAAGCAGGCTTCATGGACATAATCCGCTTTGAGCAGCGTGACGTCAAGGATTTGACCGTTGAAGGGTTGAATGGCGTGCTTGTCGGCAATCCTCCTTATGGAGAACGATTAGGTGAAATCGAGGAAGCTGAGGAACTTGCCCAGATCCTCGGTCATATAATGGATAGGTATCCTTCTTGGTCCGTATACATGTTGTCCTCATTGGAAAACTTTGAAACGATGTACGGAAAAAAAGCTACGAAGAAACGAAAGCTATTCAATGGATTCATCCGGACAGACTTTTACCAATACTGGGGCCAACGAAAATAA
- the gpsB gene encoding cell division regulator GpsB — protein MEIKLDSKSILEKEFKTGLRGYNQEDVDLFLDTVIQDYEAFKKTISELRMENEKLKDELASAVKRPAATNANTTNFDLLKRISNLEKHVFGSKLYDHE, from the coding sequence ATGGAAATAAAACTTGATTCTAAATCAATACTTGAAAAAGAATTTAAAACAGGTTTACGTGGATATAATCAAGAAGATGTGGATTTATTCCTGGACACAGTGATTCAGGATTATGAAGCTTTTAAAAAGACAATTTCGGAATTACGTATGGAAAATGAAAAGCTGAAGGATGAACTTGCTTCAGCAGTCAAACGTCCAGCGGCAACGAATGCTAATACAACGAACTTCGATCTGTTGAAACGGATTTCAAATTTGGAGAAGCACGTATTCGGCAGCAAATTGTACGATCACGAATAA
- a CDS encoding ribonuclease H-like domain-containing protein: MSYEAKMMEMKKLLKKKAPKTDEKPQTQKRVTPPPPPYEKRWLAAGLTKEENEFGIVYKKTVVYDLHHQHGKYELSGLLNTVERWREAEEIHPLAPDFAQPLVFFDTETTGLKGAGTLIFLMGFIEYTDEAFTLTQYVLPGPDHEAAFLYASNLWKTPMSIVMYNGKSFDMPQVQTRWTMNRNVLPQLLKHTEIDLLHGSKRIWKNEMDTFKLTSVEEEQLGFFREGDIPGHMAPIIYQDAVKNGRAELLMKVLLHNEWDILSLVTLYIRSTDLLLHGDADSSANAKTNIGKWYTDLKSFSRSKDILMDVIAEYGADEPKAHFHIGFLLKKEGLYSQAIESFATAASGLAGREKVIAFEELAKLFEHKMKELEKALYYTKEAIHTLNEDQDVTERFKVRMGNGLRHREIRLKRKLFPGEAQ, encoded by the coding sequence ATGTCATATGAAGCAAAAATGATGGAAATGAAGAAGCTTCTTAAAAAGAAAGCTCCTAAAACTGACGAAAAGCCCCAAACACAGAAACGTGTAACGCCTCCGCCGCCTCCTTATGAGAAGAGGTGGCTCGCGGCAGGATTGACAAAAGAAGAAAACGAATTCGGCATCGTGTACAAGAAAACTGTCGTTTATGATCTGCATCATCAGCATGGAAAATACGAACTCTCAGGTTTATTGAACACCGTGGAAAGATGGCGTGAAGCAGAGGAGATACATCCTCTGGCACCTGACTTTGCACAGCCGCTCGTATTTTTTGATACGGAGACGACTGGTTTGAAAGGCGCCGGAACGCTCATCTTCCTTATGGGCTTTATCGAATATACAGACGAAGCGTTCACATTGACGCAATATGTGCTGCCGGGCCCCGATCATGAAGCTGCATTCCTATATGCTTCTAACCTTTGGAAAACGCCTATGTCAATCGTCATGTATAACGGAAAAAGCTTCGATATGCCCCAAGTGCAGACGAGATGGACAATGAATAGAAATGTGTTGCCACAGTTGCTTAAGCATACCGAAATTGATTTGCTCCATGGATCGAAAAGGATCTGGAAAAATGAAATGGACACGTTCAAATTGACCTCAGTTGAGGAAGAACAGCTCGGCTTCTTCCGGGAAGGCGATATTCCCGGCCATATGGCGCCGATCATCTACCAGGATGCAGTGAAAAATGGCCGAGCCGAATTGCTTATGAAAGTCCTTCTTCATAATGAATGGGATATCCTTTCCCTCGTCACCTTATATATCCGTTCAACCGACCTCCTATTGCATGGCGACGCGGACTCATCCGCGAATGCAAAAACGAATATCGGTAAATGGTATACCGATCTTAAATCGTTTAGTCGAAGCAAAGATATCCTTATGGATGTCATTGCAGAATACGGGGCGGATGAACCAAAGGCGCATTTTCATATTGGATTCCTCTTAAAAAAGGAAGGACTCTATTCACAGGCCATTGAATCCTTTGCAACTGCCGCCTCCGGATTGGCAGGAAGGGAAAAAGTCATTGCCTTTGAGGAATTAGCGAAGCTGTTCGAACATAAAATGAAGGAGCTGGAAAAGGCTCTTTATTATACGAAGGAAGCAATCCATACTTTGAATGAAGATCAGGACGTCACGGAACGGTTTAAAGTGAGGATGGGAAATGGATTAAGGCACAGGGAAATAAGATTGAAAAGAAAGCTATTTCCCGGGGAAGCGCAGTAA